The sequence GAGCACCGGCATCTGAGAACCGGCGACGGTCGATCCCGGTGAGCGGAAGTGTTGGGCGGTCCAGTTTGCGACCGACCGCTCGCCCGGTACGCGGGAGAAGTTAAGCTGGTTTGGATCCTTGAGGCCCGAGATCGACAAATTCACGCCCGCATCCCCGCCAAAACTGCCAACGGTGTGGCAGCCGGCGCATCCGACCGTGTTGAACTGCGCCTTGGCCTCGATGAGCTTCGGTGCTCCCATCGTCGTGTCAAGAAGGGTCTTCAGTGCGGCCTGATCCTCGGCGCCGATCTCGCGGAAAGAGTTTTTCCATGCGCCATCAGCTGCCTGCTGCATCTTTGTGACGTGGGCCGGATACCATTCGGCGTTGTAACCCTTCATTCCCACAAGTGAGAGATCCGGGCCCTCCATGCCGGTGATATCGCCGCCCGGCCGGATCGTTCCGCCTCGCCCATCGAGGCGATGGCAGGCGTAGCAATCGAGCCGCTCAAATGTTTTGCGGGCGATGTCGAGCGTTGGCAGGCTGGGCACGTTGAGCGGCGTGTGGCATGTGCCGCAGCTTGCGTAGGCGTATTTTGCCGGCAGCATCGGTTCGGTCCAGAAATGGACATTGCCGTGTGCGTCGTCCTTTTCGGTTGCCTGTCCCTGGCCGCCATGACAGGTCGTGCAGCCCATCTCCTGCGGCGAATGAACGACCGGCTTGTGAGCGGCGCCGACCTTTAGTGGAGATGTTATCTGTTCACCGGCAGCCATTCCCGTGTGACAGGTAACGCATCGGTCGGTGACCCTGAGGTTCGGGTTCACGATCTGCCTTAGGCGAACGTCAAGCGGCCCTTCAGCGGTGGTGGCTGTAGCCTGTATCCGGTGCCAGTCCTTGAGGAAGTTCTCGCTGAACGCAGCCGCGACGAGCAGCACAAAAACCCCGAGGCTTGAGATCATCAGTAGGTACTTGTTCTTATTCATCGCATCAATGCCCCGGCCACGACGAAGGCGACCAGAAGAAATCCCAATTCGGACCGCGGAAGTATGTGCCAATCACGGTCAGCACGATAAATCCGCACAGGAAGCACGTGAAGAGGGCCAATGCCCCCGCTCGCGTCGAGTTGTAACGTCTGATCGCCCAGAACGAGAATGCTGCGTAGATGGCCGTCAGCACCGTTCCGGGATTCACTAGAGTGATCACAAGCTGTGGAATGTCAGGAAACCACTCGCGGAGCCAGCCGAATTCTATAGCAAATGCTTCGACAAAGATCGACGATGCAAACCCGACGACCATCGACCATTTAACCAACCGCCATCCGCCAGGGCCACCGAACCATTCGCCGGTACCTTCTTTCTCACGGTCGAGGAACGGTATCAGTCCTAACCCGACCATGCACAGCATCGGTATTCCGATGCCACCCATGAATGCCGAGAACGAAACGATCTCCTGCAGGCCGAGGAAATACCACGGTGCCTTGGCTGGGTTCTCAGGCACGAGCGGATTGGCGAGCTCCTTTAACGGAGCATCGGAAACGAATGCCAGTGCGACACAGATCAGCACCGTCAACATCAGAACGCCCAACTCCGCAAAGAACAGATGCGGCATCGACGGCACGGTATTCTCAGGCCCGGAATCCACGGCGGGCGTTTTGCCTTTTACGATCGCCGCAAGCTGATATGTCTTCGCAGGCTCTTCTGTAAAGACCGGATAGTATTGCTTCTTGTCCTCGATGACACGCTGGTCGGCATCAGACGGCTTCGCAAGTCCACCGTCCTTGCGAATGCGCCAGAAATGAACGGCCATAAGCGCGGCGAGCGTCAGCGGCAGGATCATCACATGAAGCAGATAGAAGCGGATCAGGGCCTCTTCGCCTACGACCTCAGAGCCGAGCAGTATCTCCCGCTGCAGGCCGCCGATGTCAAAGAACTCGGTCATTCCCATTGCGTCCGTGATCTCACGCGGACTCTGAGCGATGTTCGCGCCGATCGTGATCGCCCAATATGCAAGCTGGTCCCACGGAAGCAGATAGCCGGTGAACGAAAGCGCCAGCGTTGTGACAAGCAGCCCCCAGCCGATGAACCAATTGAATTCGCGCGGATGGCGATACGCTGCGGTGTAAAACGCCCTCGCCATGTGCAATATCACGCCGATGACCATCACGTTTGCCGCCCAACGGTGAATGTTGCGCATGTAGCGGCCGGTCGGCACGATAAAGTGAATATCTTTGATCGATTGATATGCGACGTCCGTGTATGGCTTGTAATAGAACATCAGCAGCACGCCCGTGATCAGCGTGATGAGAAATGCCGCTGTCGTGATGATGCCGAGTCCGGCCGTCGTTGACCATCGCAGTGACCAGAGATGTGTCCTGACCGCGTGCAGGTGAAGAAAGACATTGCCGAAAACGAAAGTCGATCTCGATCGATCGGTTGTCGGCGTGCCGCCCCGGAACATCGCCCGGCGAACCTCGCGCGGTATCGCCTTGAGGTTGTTCCAAAATTCACCAAGTGCGGAATAGCCTTGTTCAGCCTGCATAGCTACACCTTTGTCCCCGATTTGACGGTCGTTCCCTCGTCGATATTGAATACCGCACCATTCTTGGCTACCTTAAGCCACGGCAGGGGCTTGGGAGCCGGGCCCTTTCGCACGGTGCCGTCTTTTTCAAAGCCTGAGCCGTGGCACGGACAATCGAATCCCGTTCCGCTTGCCTTGACGATGCAGCCCAGATGCGTACAGATCGTCGAGATCGCATACACACCCTCGCCGTCGCGAAAGACGGCGACGTTGCGGCCCGGCGGGATGAACGCCTCGCCCTCAAGCAGCGTGTCGGGCAGCGTGACGTTAAACTTCTTCGATAGTGTCGCCGACACGGCCGCCTTGGGCAGCTTGAGCATGCCGAATACCGAGAAAACGAATGCCGCAATCATCGAACCCAAGGCTGCGAGGCCCAAAAAGTCCCTGCGCGGCATCGGCTCGGGATCAAATCGTGACTCTTTCTTGCCCGGATGCGTAGTCATACACAACTCCAGTTTGTCTGAAATGTAATGCGTTCCATTGATATCGCATCGACCGGGCAGCGTATCGCGCACAGCGCGCAGCGGATGCACCGGTCCTCGTCCTTAAGGATCGCTGAGTTCTCCTTCAGGTCAGCGTCCTCGCCTAACGCCCGGTCAAAGACTGTTTCGGTCTCTTCGCCGATCTCGATCCGGCCAAGTGAGACGAGCTTGAGACACTTTGTCGGGCAGACGTCCTGACAGCCGCCGCATAATACGCAGCGCAGCCCGTCGAATACCGGCGTGACGCCACAATCGAGACAGCGAGACGCCTCGCGCATTGCCTGTTCCTTGGTATAGCCGATCTCAACGACATTTTCGGGATGCTCGAGGCGTTCGGATGGCTCGATCGTCGGCACCTCGACGCGGCGTATCGATTCGTATCCGAGTTCGCGCCGATAATGATCGAGGACCCTGTGGGCTTCGATGACCTCGCTCTCCAATTTCCGGCCTGTCAGGAATTGGTACACGGAACGCGCCGCCGCCTTGCCCGATGCGACGGCATCGATGAGCAGACGCGTTCCGTGGGCGAGATCACCGGCGACAAAGACGCCATCCGCAGTCGTGGAAAGGGTTGCTGGATCAACCTTTAACCAGTCACCGCGCATTCGTTCGACATCTTTGCCGCCGATCTCAAGAAATGACAGCTTTGGGGCCTGCCCAACTGCAAGCAGCACCGTGTCGCAGGGGATGACACGCGTATCCTCGTCGTCATAGACCGGAGCAAACTTTCGCTCGTCGTCATAGACCCGCAGGCATCGACGAAAAGCTACGCCCGTCACGTGTCCCGCCTCATCGCGGACGATCTCGGTCGGGCCCCAGCCATTGCTGCGTTCGACGCCCTCCTCATCGCCCTCAACGATCTCAATGGTGTCGGCAGGCATCTCTTCGGCACCTTCGAGCGAGACGAGGTGAACGCGCGTCGTGCCCGCCAGCCGAGCTGCCGTTCGAGCCGTATCGAATGCGATCTGCCGGACTACGGAGCGGGCGACGTCGTAGGCGACATTACCACCGCCGATCACGACCACTTCGTTGCCGATCTCGATAGGTTCATCGAGTGAGACGGCCCGCAGCAGATCGACGCCGCCGACCACACCCGGGCCGTTCTCGCCCTTGAGACCGAGTTCTCGCGACGATTTTGCCCCGACCGCTATTATTACGGCCGCAAACTGCTCGCGAAGTTCCTTGAATGTGACGTCCTTTCCGACCTCGACGCCGCAGCGGATATCGACGCCGAGTGCCTCGATGACCGCCACCTCGCTCGCTATCAGGTCGCGGGGCAGGCGATAGGCCGGGACTCCGACCGCGAGCATACCAGCCGCAACCGGTTCGATCTCAAAAACAACCGGATTGAAACCTAACAGTGCCAGATCATGGGCTGCGCTCAGTCCCGCGGGCCCTGACCCGATAATGGCGATCTTCTCACCGTTGCCCGGCACGACGGTTCGGCTGCGTGCAGCTCGCAGGAGCGATGCCATTTCTTCGGCGTCGGCCGCTATGGGCGGAATGAAATCCCTGATCTCATCGACAACATCACTGACCGGCCTTGCCTCGGGGCCGTATTGGTCGCAGACGAAACGCTTAAGCGCCCGAATGGCGATCGGACGGTCCTGGCCGACAAACAGCCCGTCATCGTTGACTTTTGGAATCTTCCCGCGACGGCAGGCGACCTCGCACGGTGCTCCGCAGATACGGCCGCACATCGAGGCAAAGGGATTTGGGCCGCGGGCGATCAGGTAGGCTTCATTGAATTTTCCGTCTGCGATCGCTCGAACGTAGCCGCGTGCATCCGTGTGAACAGGGCAGGCGGCCTGACACGAGATCAATCCCTTATGGTAGCCTTCCCCCGGGATGTCGACTTTGAGAATCCGCATATTGACCAATACAAAGCGCGAAATCTTTCGCACCTTACACGAAATACCCCGCGATAGGAGCAGTATTTTCGTGTAGAACAGCCTGACATTGCTCATTGGTAGCAACTTGTGTGCCCAGAACAAGATCAAGCCCGTTCGGAACACTAATTGTGGCTGCGAAGCAGAAATTGAGGTATCATCTTGGGCGAGTCGATATGCTCATCGATCGTTGTAGCTAACAAATGAAAAGCCTTTACCTATTCATGATGATCGTGACGATAGGGTCGCTTGGTAATGCGATCAGCGGGCAGTCGGTGGCTCCCACGGACTTTCGCGAGGTGGTCGAGCGGCTCTTTGAGAAGGAATACAAACGCGACTTCGAGACTGTTTGCCCGATCACGACCGATTGGGTGGCCACCCGCATCTTCCGCGAATACGGAGCTGTCTTTGTCGCCAATGGCGGTGTAATGCTACCGCCACGATGCATGTATGAGAGCGAAGAGCAACTCAGTAAACTTCACGCCGACATCGATAAGCAGACCGAGACGATAGACGGCGTTACGATCACTCTTCAGCGGCCGGCGATGGTAGCCCTGCTTCAGGCGAGGAAGGACGCTACAAAACGTCGCCTTAGGATAAGTCCGCGAGGCGGGCCGACTGCCGCGGCGCGCAATTATTCGACGACGGTCGCTCTCTGGAAGTCGCGTGTCGATCCGGGACTTAGATACTGGCAGCAGCGAGGCCGGATAGGGCCCGCCGATGCATCTGCCGCGGCGAAGATGCCCGCACGTCAACAGGTCGAACAGATCCTGCTATGGGAACGGGATGATATATTCTTTAGCACCGACCGGTCCAAATCGATACTGTATTCGGTCGCCGTGCCGGGAGCTTCGCAGCACAACTTTTTGCTGGCGCTCGACGTGGCTCAGTTTGGCAATGCGGGCGTTCGGCAGATCATGGCCGAGAACGGATGGTTCCAAACCGTCAAAAGCGATCAGCCGCATTTTACATATCTCGGACTGAAAGAGAGCGAACTTCCGGCCCTTGGGTTGAAGGCGGTTTTTGCTAACGGACAGAAGTTCTGGGTCCCGAACATCGCTGAGTGAGGTAGTCATGATATGTCATCACTGTAATACTCAGAATGCAGATGACTATGACTTTTGCGTAAGCTGTGGACAACCGATAAACGCGACCGTACAGCGTCGGGCGAACCTCTTCCAGCCGCCGGGCGTGGCCCAGATGGCTGACAAGAAACGGACGGTGCTGCCGTGGGTGCTGGCGGGGCTTGTCGCCGTACTGTTGGTCGTAGTTTTCGGCGGCGTCTTCGCCGTCTATCAATGGACGCCGAGCGAGGTGCTTCCGACACATTTCGGGATGTTCGTGCAAAATGACGCCAAGGACCGTGTCGATGAGATACGTAGACAGGATTTTGCAAACGCAATCGAAGGCAAGGCCGCTTTGCTTAAGGACGAGGCCCTTCCTACCGTGGTATCGCATCCTAGTCTTATCCTGAATGCGGACAGCAGCATCAATATCAATGATCTGCGGCTCGTTCCACTCGAGGCGATCAAGGACGACGGCAGCATGCAGCAGATCGACCTTCAGGCGGCGCCGGTCGAAGGAAAGCCTGAGATGAAACGCCTTCGTGTGCCAGACGGTCTCGCCAACGGCAAATATGCATTGGCGATCTTTGATAGCTACATCAACGAGGGCAAGCAGCGCTTCTGGCCGTTTCAGGTTCGGGACTCCGCAAAAAGCGATAACGGAAGCGCTCTGAAAGCCGCATCGGTCCCACTGAAACCAAAGGCCCAGGCGACCAATACACCGGCGACCCCAACGACATCCGTATCCACCCGGACGGCCCCGGTCCAGCCGGCGGTGCCACCGCCAATGCCGACAACGGGCATGAGAACGATCTCCGCTAACTATGTCAGGGTCCGTGTCGGGCCGAGTTCGAATGCGGCATTTCATCCGACATTTCGATTCAATCGCGGCGCGCGCGTGAATGTCGTTGGCTACACTGGCTATGAATGTCCCAAGAGCGGGAAGGGCTGCGGGCCATGGGCCGAGATCGAAGGTGGCTACTACGTCCACTCGTCATTGCTTCGGTAAAGGAGTTTTGAGATGCACAGATCGATCATCGCTCTTATTACGCTGGCATTCGCCGTTGGTGCTTGCCAATGCGGATCGGAAACGAACGATAACAAGACCTGGACAAATATCCCCAAAGCGTCAAATTCGGGAAAGAATTCGGCTATCGAGCCCGACAAGAATATTATGAACGGTGGTTTTACTGCGAATCTGCCGGCAGGCTTTGAACCGCCGACTGATGAAGTCGGCAAGCGGATGCTGAAGGAATACGGCGCACTATACGTCGCCCGCGGTGGTGCTGTCGCGCCGAAGACGGCCGCTTTTCGCGATGGGGCTGCCGTGACGGCCTTCCAATCCTCCGCCAAAGGAACCAGTGGCAGCATTGGCGGCACGACCCTCGAATTGCAGGAGCCTGCGATGACGCATCTCAAGGATGCCATCGCTGAGGCCGAAAAGTCTGGCGCGTCCATCACGCCTCGCGGGACGGACTCGGCAAAACGCAGCTATGAGGATACCGTGACGCTCTGGGCGAGCCGCGTGAATCCGGGGCTGACGCATTGGGTCGGCAAGGGGCGCATCACTCAAGCCGATGCGGATCGGATCAAGGGCATGTCACCATTTGAACAGGTGAGTGAGATATTCAAGCTCGAAGAACAGGGGATCTACTTTGCCAAGACGCTCGATAAATCTATCATCTACTCCGTCGCACCGCCCGGCACGTCGCAGCACCTGTCTATGCTGGCTCTCGATGTCAATGAGCACGAGAACGCCAAGGTCAGACAGATACTGGCGAAACACGGCTGGTATCAGACTGTCGTGAGCGACCTGCCGCACTTCACGTTTCTGGGCGTGCCTGAGAGCGATCTGCCAAGACTGGGATTGAAGAAACGGACTGACGGCGGTAGAATTTATTGGGTTCCCGATATTTAGAATCTTTCTTATCAGTTGCCTCCGACTCTAGCTGGAGGCAACTGACCTAAGACCTAATTTCTACACATCATAATACATCGAGAACTCAAGCGGATGCGGCCGCAATCTCAACGGCGTGATCTCGTTCTCGCGTTTGTATCTGATCCAGCGTTCGATAAGCTGTGGCGTAAAGACATCGCCCTTGAGCAGGAAGTCGTGGTCGTTCTCGAGTGCCTTGAGCGATTCGTCGAGGCTGCCTGGCAGCGAGGGGACGTTTGCCAATTCCTCGGGAGGCAGATCGTAGATGTCCTTGTCGAGCGGTTCGCCCGGATCGATGCGGTTCTGGACGCCGTCGAGGCCGGCCATCAGCAGCGCCGCAAACGTCAGATACGGATTGCACGACGGATCGGGCGGACGAAACTCAAGACGCTTTGCCTTTGGCGATTGCGAGAACATCGGTATCCTCACCGCCGCAGAGCGGTTTCGCGCCGAGTATGCCAGATTCACGGGCGCCTCAAAGCCCGGAACGAGCCTCTTGTATGAGTTGGTCGTTGGTGCGGCAAATCCTACTATCGCCGGAGCATGCTTCAAAAGCCCGCCGATGTAGAATTTTGCCATCTCCGACAGCCCCGCATACTGATCGCCGCCAAACAGCGGGTCGCCGTCCTTCCACAACGACTGGTGAACGTGCATACCCGAGCCGTTATCGCCGAAGAGCGGTTTCGGCATAAATGTCGCCGTCTTATCGTAGGCGTGGGCCGTATTCTTTACGACATACTTAAAGAGCATCAGATTATCGGCCGTATGGAGCAGATTCGAGAATCTGAAATCGATCTCGCATTGTCCGGCGGTCGCAACCTCATGGTGATGGCATTCGACGCTGATGCCAACCTCGAGGAGCGTTGACGAGATCGTGTTGCGGATGTCGATAAGCGAATCCATCGGGGCGACCGGTACGTAGCCCTCTTTAGGGCGGATATGGTAGCCGGTGTTCGGAACATCTCCGCCACGTGCGGAGTTCCAGTGGCCCTCTTCGCTGTCAATAAAGTAGCCGGCCGAGTTTTGCTCATTGTGGAATTGAGCCTGGTCAAAAATAAAGAACTCGGCTTCGGGGCCAAAATACGCGGTGTCGGCAAGGCCGGTAAAGTTCAGATAGCTCTCGGCGCGGCTTGCGACCGAACGTGGATCGAGCCAGTAGCCCTCTTTAGTTATCGGATCGACGGCATTTGCGATCAGGCAGAGCGTGGTGTCGTCGGTGAATGGGTCGATCCAGAACCGCGACGGATCCGGCACGAGCAGCATGTCCGATTCGTGAATTGCCGCCCACCCGCGAAGGCTAGAGGCGTCAAACCCGAACCCGTCCTCAAAGCTGTCTTCCGTCAACTGATCGATCGGGAAGGTCAGGTGGTGCCACGCGCCGGGCAGATCCGTAAAGCGCACAGAGACAAATCTCGCTTCTTGGTCAGAAGCGAAAGTCAAGACATTTTTGGCGTTCATGTTCTCTCCTGGGTTAAGGGACAAGTTTTGAGCGTGAAAACCGCATAGCGGGGAAAATCAAAAAAGAGATATTACATCAGCACCGGCAAAGTTCAAAACGCGGGGAAGAAGATTTACGACGGGTTGCTCGTAGTATGCCTCTTCACGTAACATTTTTTCGATGGACCATAGGTTTTGTTTAATGAAAATGCTTTTTGTCACGGCCATCTGTGTCGGTTCGCTCGGCTGCGGCCCGGCGTCCGATACACCGACGAAACCGTCGCCGAACGCCAATGCCGCTCAGGCTGCGTCGCCGACACCGAGCCTTGCGCCGAATACGGAAAGGCTCGCCAACAGTGGTAATGAGAACGCTAAGTTAGCCGTGAACCGACGGCAGGGAGTCGAGAATCCGGGGACCTCAGGGCCGAAGCCTACGCCGCAGTTTCGCCCGTCAGGCGAGAACTCTGAAACCGCTGTGACGATGGACAAGGAGGGCCATTTTGTCGAAGTGCGTGTCTTTAAGGACCATCCGCAGTTCGATCGGATCGAGGCCGTTTGGATCGGCCTGCCCCTGAAAGAGCTCAGATTCAGGCTCCGCAATGGCAAGACGATCACGGCGCGCACGGAGAAGCTCACCAACCTGCAATCTGCGACCACTGCACAATTGCTTGCGATCGCAGGTTTGTCTGCACAATAACAGGCACGAATCACAGCCGATAATGTATAATCTCAGTTTTTATGGATAAGTATTCGATAGTCTGCCCCTGCTGCGAAGCGACCTTGACGGTCGATGCAAACACGGGGGCGCTGCTCGCACACGAGGAGAAGAAGAAGGTCCTGGGATCGTTCGAAGACCTGAAAGGCAACCTCGACAAGCAGAAAGAACATCGCGAGCAGATATTCGCTCAGGAAATGTCGTCAATGAAGGATCGCGAACGGCTGCTCGAAGAAAAATTCAAGGAAGCCCTAAAACGCGCAGAAGGCGACACGACGACACCGTTCAGAAATCCTCTTGACCTCGACTAGACGAACATGCCCGCCAGTATGGCCTTGCCAGTCATTGATCCAAAAATGCGCGTAATAGTCGCCCTCGATGTGGATTCGGCCCACGAGGCGCGCCGCATCGTTGCGGAGTTGGCAGGCCATGTTGGCGCTTTCAAGGTCGGGCTGCAGTTGTTCACCGTCGCGGGCCCCGAATTTGTTAGGGAACTTACGGCAGACGGTCATCGCGTTTTTCTCGACTTAAAATTTCACGATATCCCAAATACTGTTGTAAATGCAGCCGTCGAGGCCGCCAAACTCGACGTTTGGATGCTGAATGTTCACGCATCCGGCGGTGGCGAGATGATGCGCGAAACGGTACGGCGTGTTGAGGCACATTGTTCGTCGACACGTTCGACTAGGCCGCTGATCATCGCCGTAACAGTGTTGACCAGTAGCGACGACGATACTCTCGGCGAGATCGGTATCGAAACGGATGCCGAGACACAGGTCGTTCGCCTGGCCCGGCTTGCTGCGGATTGCGGCCTCGATGGGGTTGTCGCCTCGGCGCAGGAAGCCGTGGCGATCAGGAAGGCCGTTGGCCGCGACGGTTTTATCATCGTTACGCCCGGCGTCAGGCCCGCTTTTGCAACAAGGGACGACCAGCGGCGTGTAACCAGCGTCAGAGAGGCGTTCGATAACGGCGCAGATCTTCTCGTCATCGGCCGTCCGATAATTCGCGCTGTGAGCATGGCCGACGCGGTCAGTGAGATATTGCACGAGGCGGCAAAAGCCGATCAATGACCATTTACAAGAAACTTCCATTCGGCTTCGTCCTGCGCATCGCGGTCGCGTTTGCCTTCCTTGCGGCATTCGTGTGTGCTCAGGACAGCGAGACAATAGCCAACGACACGGGTCCGGCCCCCACACGATTTCGCATCGGTGAGAAGCTCTCTTATAACCTCTCATTCGGACGTTTTCTTAATGCCGGATACGCTGATATCGCAGTCCTTTCAAGAGGCAAATTGAGAAATGTCGATGTTATTGAGGTCCGCTCGCGCGTCAAGACATTTGATGTCGTCAGCGCGGCGTTTTGTAATATCGATGAGACGCGGACGGCCTATCTGCAGCCGGGAACCGGCATCCCGGTTTATATCCGAAAGGTATCAAGCACCGGTGCCCTTCCGGTAGAAACGAACGCTGACTTCTTCAAGGTGCCGACGACGAGCCTCGATCTGCTCTCGCTAATCTATAAGGTCCGCGAGAGTGGGGGCACGGGCAGTTTTGCCGTTACTGAGAATGAGCAACTCTACAGCCTCACCCTCACGGCCGCGGGCACTGAACAGGTGAAGACCGAGATTGGCGACATTGAGGCCAACGTGTCGGCCGTGCAGGGCGAGGCCCTCGCTGCCCTCGGCATAAAGGACATGCGGATCGGATTTACGGCCGACGAGCATCGCGTCCCGGTTTTCCTTCGCTTCAGGACACCCAAAGGGCCCTTTCGAGCGGTCATTGCGTCGATAACGCTGCCCGAGGTGCCAACCAAACCTACACCCACACCGACCCCAACACCCGCACCAACGCCCGCTGTCAAACCGTCGCCAACGCCCGATACGTATGTCGATAACGCCCCGCTGTTACCTGAGTTGGGCTTTCAGGTTGGTGAACTTCTCGAATATCGCGTCGCCACTGACCGACGCCCGGCCGGCACCATGACATTGAATGCCAAAGAACGTAAGCGGATCAACAACGTCGATACCCTGGTCCTTAGGGCCAGCGTCACGGGTTCGGCTACGGGTGCGGATGCCCTCCGTCCCGGCGATTATTTCGAAGCTCAGGTCGATCCCGATACACTCGCCCCGCGATACTCGTCCGCGAAGTTTGTCTCTCCATTTCCCTCGTTGAATCAAACACTGACGTTTGACCCCAATAGCGGCGAGATCGGCACGGGCGGAAAGCAAACGATCGACGCACCCGTCGGGACCCACACGGTCCTGACGCTGATCTACGCAATGCGTTCGTTCAATCTAAAGCCGAGTAAAGATCCGGGCAATCCGGTCAACGATACCCGCGTGGCGGTGTTCTGGGGCGACAGGCCGCTTGTCTTCACCTTGCGGCCATCGACGCTCGAGGTGATCGACATCGGCGGTGAGAAGGTCAGTGCTCAATTGATCTCGATCACGACGGGCGAAGGGATTCTTGACAAACTCGACCTAAAAGTATGGCTTGGAGCCGAGGACCGCGTCCCGCTGCGCTTTTCCGCCGGGGCATATACGGCGGAGCTTGTCTCTCGCTCGACGAGTCTTCGAAAATAGAGCCTGACCTGCCAAGACAGTTCTCAAGACGGGGTGTGAGCTTGCCCCAATAGTTGAAAGTGATTTTCATTTACTATATTATTAGGTTGAGGAGGAGTCCCTTGCGATGGTCAAAACGACACTGACAGACGTAGTGCCGGGGCGAAGTGTAAGAGTTACCGCCGTGAGCGGCAGCGGCCGTATCACGCAAAGATTGCTCGAAATGGGTATCATTCCGGGCGTCTCGCTAAAGGTCGTCAAATCCGCACCCTTCGGCGACCCGATCGAGGTCCGCCTGCGAGGCTACAGCCTCGCCATGCGCCGCAGCGAGGCCGCCGCCGTCGAAGTTGCATAAAAACAGGTGCCCACGAAATACACGAAATACACAAAAAAGAAAATAGCTTCTTGTTTTTGTGTGTTTTGTGTTTTTCGTGGGCAATTTTCTTAAATGGCCGATCGCCAGCACATAACCGTCGCGCTTGCGGGCAATCCTAACGCCGGCAAGACCACGCTGTTTAACGCCCTCACGGGCCTCAAGCAAAAGGTTGCAAACTATCCCGGCGTCACAGTCGAACGCAAATCCGGCCCATGGACTCTCAACGGCCACGCGGCCGATCTGATCGACCTGCCCGGCCTCTACAGCCTCGATGCGACGTCGCTGGACGAGCACATCGCCCGTGACATCATCACCGGCGAGCGGCCGGAGGTGCCGCGGCCCAACGCTGTCGTGGCGGTCGTCGATGCGACCAATCTCGAACGCAATCTCTATCTCGTCACGCAGCTTTTTGAATTCGGCGTTCCGGTCGTGGTCGCCCTAACAATGATCGACCAGTTTGAGAAGCAAAAGCACCAGATCGATGTCGAGATGCTGTCGGCTTTGCTCAAAACGCCGGTCGTCGCGGTGAACGCTAAGACCGGCCGCGGGATCGACGAGCTTGCGGAAAAGGTGAACGACGTCATCGGGACGACGCCCGAGGTG is a genomic window of Chloracidobacterium sp. containing:
- a CDS encoding D-alanyl-D-alanine carboxypeptidase family protein — protein: MHRSIIALITLAFAVGACQCGSETNDNKTWTNIPKASNSGKNSAIEPDKNIMNGGFTANLPAGFEPPTDEVGKRMLKEYGALYVARGGAVAPKTAAFRDGAAVTAFQSSAKGTSGSIGGTTLELQEPAMTHLKDAIAEAEKSGASITPRGTDSAKRSYEDTVTLWASRVNPGLTHWVGKGRITQADADRIKGMSPFEQVSEIFKLEEQGIYFAKTLDKSIIYSVAPPGTSQHLSMLALDVNEHENAKVRQILAKHGWYQTVVSDLPHFTFLGVPESDLPRLGLKKRTDGGRIYWVPDI
- the glnA gene encoding type I glutamate--ammonia ligase, with translation MNAKNVLTFASDQEARFVSVRFTDLPGAWHHLTFPIDQLTEDSFEDGFGFDASSLRGWAAIHESDMLLVPDPSRFWIDPFTDDTTLCLIANAVDPITKEGYWLDPRSVASRAESYLNFTGLADTAYFGPEAEFFIFDQAQFHNEQNSAGYFIDSEEGHWNSARGGDVPNTGYHIRPKEGYVPVAPMDSLIDIRNTISSTLLEVGISVECHHHEVATAGQCEIDFRFSNLLHTADNLMLFKYVVKNTAHAYDKTATFMPKPLFGDNGSGMHVHQSLWKDGDPLFGGDQYAGLSEMAKFYIGGLLKHAPAIVGFAAPTTNSYKRLVPGFEAPVNLAYSARNRSAAVRIPMFSQSPKAKRLEFRPPDPSCNPYLTFAALLMAGLDGVQNRIDPGEPLDKDIYDLPPEELANVPSLPGSLDESLKALENDHDFLLKGDVFTPQLIERWIRYKRENEITPLRLRPHPLEFSMYYDV
- a CDS encoding 2-nitropropane dioxygenase, translated to MDKYSIVCPCCEATLTVDANTGALLAHEEKKKVLGSFEDLKGNLDKQKEHREQIFAQEMSSMKDRERLLEEKFKEALKRAEGDTTTPFRNPLDLD
- the pyrF gene encoding orotidine-5'-phosphate decarboxylase, whose amino-acid sequence is MALPVIDPKMRVIVALDVDSAHEARRIVAELAGHVGAFKVGLQLFTVAGPEFVRELTADGHRVFLDLKFHDIPNTVVNAAVEAAKLDVWMLNVHASGGGEMMRETVRRVEAHCSSTRSTRPLIIAVTVLTSSDDDTLGEIGIETDAETQVVRLARLAADCGLDGVVASAQEAVAIRKAVGRDGFIIVTPGVRPAFATRDDQRRVTSVREAFDNGADLLVIGRPIIRAVSMADAVSEILHEAAKADQ
- a CDS encoding DUF3108 domain-containing protein — its product is MTIYKKLPFGFVLRIAVAFAFLAAFVCAQDSETIANDTGPAPTRFRIGEKLSYNLSFGRFLNAGYADIAVLSRGKLRNVDVIEVRSRVKTFDVVSAAFCNIDETRTAYLQPGTGIPVYIRKVSSTGALPVETNADFFKVPTTSLDLLSLIYKVRESGGTGSFAVTENEQLYSLTLTAAGTEQVKTEIGDIEANVSAVQGEALAALGIKDMRIGFTADEHRVPVFLRFRTPKGPFRAVIASITLPEVPTKPTPTPTPTPAPTPAVKPSPTPDTYVDNAPLLPELGFQVGELLEYRVATDRRPAGTMTLNAKERKRINNVDTLVLRASVTGSATGADALRPGDYFEAQVDPDTLAPRYSSAKFVSPFPSLNQTLTFDPNSGEIGTGGKQTIDAPVGTHTVLTLIYAMRSFNLKPSKDPGNPVNDTRVAVFWGDRPLVFTLRPSTLEVIDIGGEKVSAQLISITTGEGILDKLDLKVWLGAEDRVPLRFSAGAYTAELVSRSTSLRK
- a CDS encoding ferrous iron transport protein A, with translation MVKTTLTDVVPGRSVRVTAVSGSGRITQRLLEMGIIPGVSLKVVKSAPFGDPIEVRLRGYSLAMRRSEAAAVEVA